CTTCTTTTGCAATTTGAGAAAAGTGTGCGAAGTAGTCATTTCCATCTTCTGCTGAAATAAATCCAAATCCTTTATCATCATTAAACCATTTAACTGTTCCTTTTAACATGTGTGTTACCTCCGTAAAATTTTAATACAGATAAGTTTTTCTTAAAATCCATTTAACTTTCAACCCTATTGAAGGGCTTCT
This window of the Psychrilyobacter piezotolerans genome carries:
- a CDS encoding cold-shock protein, which codes for MLKGTVKWFNDDKGFGFISAEDGNDYFAHFSQIAKEGFKTLQEGAEVTFEITQGDKGPQAANIETV